A single region of the Hippoglossus hippoglossus isolate fHipHip1 chromosome 17, fHipHip1.pri, whole genome shotgun sequence genome encodes:
- the LOC117778085 gene encoding insulin-like growth factor-binding protein 3, producing MLQDAAMDSRLRALCMTFVLASFGRRSGAVGAVIRCEPCDAGARLLCKPLPKDCAERVREPGCGCCMTCALSFGQPCGVYSGRCGSGLTCQHQPGETKPLQALLEGRGICANATSRRLTVRPTPPVNELPAEGIDAQDEERNSTGPGLQILYSTHRPTGPLRPPLLPFFPSAKSEVLRQEQQRRTQSFKMEEIPGPLITDQQNFSLETKQEPEYGPCRREIESILSSLKITDILNPRGFRIPNCDKKGFYKKKQCRPSKGRKRGFCWCVDKYGQPLPGFDGKERGDTQHYNSESQ from the exons ATGCTCCAGGACGCCGCCATGGATTCCCGTCTCCGCGCACTTTGCATGACATTCGTCCTGGCCTCGTTCGGCCGGAGGTCAGGTGCGGTGGGAGCGGTGATCCGATGCGAGCCGTGCGACGCCGGAGCGCGGCTCCTGTGCAAACCTCTGCCCAAGGACTGCGCCGAGAGGGTCCGCGAGCCGGGCTGCGGCTGCTGCATGACCTGCGCGCTCAGCTTCGGTCAGCCGTGCGGAGTGTACAGCGGGAGATGTGGCTCCGGGCTGACATGTCAGCATCAGCCCGGCGAGACGAAGCCTCTGCAGGCTCTGCTGGAGGGACGGGGCATCTGTGCGAACGCCACCAGCAGGAGACTCACCGTCAGACCGACACCTCCGGTCAATGAACTGCCAG CAGAGGGTATTGACGCTCAGGACGAGGAGCGGAACTCCACCGGCCCAGGCCTCCAGATCTTGTACAGCACCCACAGACCCACGGGACCCCTGAGACCCCCGCTTCTCCCTTTCTTCCCCTCCGCCAAGTCAGAAGTCCTGagacaggagcagcagaggcgaACCCAGAGCTTTAAAATGGAGGAGATCCCAGGACCACTCATCACGGACCAGCAGAACTTCTCTCTAGAGACCAAACAGGAGCCTGAGTAT GGTCCCTGTCGGAGAGAGATTGAGAGCATTCTCAGCAGCCTCAAGATTACAGACATTCTCAACCCCAGAGGTTTCCGCATACCAAACTGTGACAAGAAGGGCTTCTATAAGAAAAAGCAG TGCCGTCCGTCCAAGGGCAGAAAGCGCGGCTTCTGTTGGTGCGTGGACAAATACGGGCAGCCGCTGCCAGGTTTTGATGGGAAGGAGCGGGGAGACACCCAGCACTACAACTCCGAGAGCCAATAG
- the LOC117778086 gene encoding insulin-like growth factor-binding protein 1, with protein MPGLYEKLTFVAGVALVVLAVARSSPVVGPEPIRCAACTQEKLSDCPAIPAGCSQVLREPGCGCCMACALEKGASCGVHTAHCGEGLRCTPRPGEARPLHALTRGQGVCTEDIGQEYTEGDQGSLHYLLGLNLPFDQQDHAEGQESIKAKVNAIRNTLVQQGPCHVELHTALDMIATSQQKLGERFTTFYLPNCDKHGFYKAKQCDSSLVGPPARCWCVSSWNGKKIPGSNDLLGDAECHQEVTL; from the exons ATGCCTGGATTATATGAGAAGCTGACGTTTGTGGCAGGAGTGGCCCTGGTGGTCCTGGCCGTGGCGAGGTCTTCCCCAGTAGTGGGCCCAGAGCCAATCCGCTGTGCCGCCTGCACGCAGGAGAAGCTGAGCGACTGTCCCGCCATCCCGGCAGGCTGCAGCCAGGTGCTGAGGGAGCCAggctgtggctgctgcatgGCCTGCGCTCTGGAGAAAGGGGCGTCCTGTGGGGTTCACACGGCTCACTGTGGCGAGGGCCTGCGCTGCACTCCCAGGCCCGGTGAGGCCAGACCCCTCCACGCTCTGACCAGGGGACAGGGGGTCTGCACTGAGGACATTGGCCAAG AGTACACGGAAGGAGACCAGGGCTCCCTGCATTACCTGTTGGGTCTCAACCTTCCCTTCGACCAGCAAGACCATGCTGAGGGCCAAGAGAGCATCAAGGCCAAGGTCAACGCTATCCGCAACACACTGGTGCAACAG ggaCCCTGTCATGTTGAGCTCCACACAGCGCTGGACATGATCGCCACCTCTCAGCAGAAACTCGGAGAGAGGTTCACCACCTTCTACCTCCCTAACTGTGACAAGCACGGCTTCTACAAGGCCAAGCAG TGCGACTCGTCTCTGGTTGGACCTCCCGCTCGCTGCTGGTGCGTCTCCTCCTGGAATGGGAAGAAGATCCCGGGGTCGAATGACCTGCTCGGTGACGCAGAGTGTCATCAGGAAGTCACGCTCTGA
- the LOC117778087 gene encoding histone H3.v1-like yields the protein MDVQQQNRPYLEPIQEESEQGDETEGSRTEDREEDFQSEVGVEMGEEVAQEEEEEEEEEDDDDDVPLRVMRPRRLSRSLSKESFLQSRLADNHQGDLENSSVSDAVDLSDEAKSSWQTNLGNEEQAIGRGLREKKLQTPEPSVQKKTKKKKHKEKSQCPFPPWVVELMVNIEEATTHRLVVE from the exons ATGGACGTTCAACAGCAGAAT AGGCCTTATCTGGAGCCCATCCAGGAAGAGTCGGAGCAGGGGGATGAAACTGAAGGAAGCAGAAccgaagacagagaggaggatttTCAAAGTGAAGTGGGTGTGGAGATGGGGGAGGAAGTGgcacaagaggaagaggaggaggaggaggaggaagatgacgatgatgatgtcCCTCTGAGGGTTATGAGACCCAGGCGACTGTCTCGCTCCCTCAGCAAAGAGAGTTTCCTTCAGTCGCGCTTGGCTGACAATCACCAGGGAGACTTGGAGAATAGCTCGGTGTCAGATGCAGTGGATTTAAGTGATGAGGCTAAAAGTTCTTGGCAGACAAATTTAGGAAATGAGGAACAGGCCATTGGTCGGGGGCTGAGAGAGAAG AAACTTCAAACACCTGAACCATCGGtgcagaaaaagacaaagaagaaaaaacacaaggagAAGTCACAATGT CCGTTTCCTCCATGGGTGGTGGAGCTGATGGTCAACATCGAAGAAGCAACAACACATCGACTGGTGGTTGAGTAA